The window CAATTGTATCTGGTAAATATTTTTGTAGTTCTCTTGTTCTCGTGTCCAAACGGGTTTTGTATGCTGGAATTCACCTATTAGGTTATGATTAATGGTCTTTGACCACAAATAAAGCtttcattcactcattcattcatttattcagatTATGACAGGAGATGGTTTCCTAGGTGAGGCATTTTGGTCCATTTGAATTATATCCCCCATTGGACCTTGGGAAAAGTGGCATCCGTGTTCAGATGAAGCTCAGGGAAAGTGCTTCgtgtgaaaaaaaaagaaaaagtatgTCTCTGAAGAAACAAGGAataaagagccagagtccaggagcagcttaaagactaacaaaattcgtGGCAGAGTATACCCacaaatttttatttcttttaaaatttaattgtatttgatttatatcccgccctccccgccgaagcaggctcagggtggcttacaacataagaacataagaacataagagaagccatgttagatcaggccaatggcccacccagtccaacattctgtgtcacacagcggccaaatatatatatatatatatacacacacatacacactgtggctagtagccactgatggacctctgctccatatttttatctaaccccctcttgaaggtggccatgcttgtggccgccaccacctcctgtggcagtgaattccacatgttaatcaccctttgggtgaagaagtacttccttttatcggttttaacctgactgctcagcaatttcatcgaatgcccacgagttcttgtactgtgagaaagggagaaaaggacttctttctctactttctccatcccatgcattatcttgtaaacctctatcatgtcacccctcagtcgacgtttctccaagctaaagagccctaagcgtttcaacctttcttcataaggaaggtgttccagccctttaatcattctagttgcccttttctgaactttctccaatgctataatatcctttttgaggtgcggcgaccagaactgcacacagtactccaaatccCAAGGACAATAGATTAATAGTATTAAaatacacattcagtaataaataacaataattaaacagttaaaacagttacaagtTCCTGTTAAAACAGATTATTAAGTTGGTTCTACTCTGATGGCAGCGGCCTTCTTCCACGGCACTTAAATATCGATGTCAGTCAattgtatgccagccggaagagggcagtcttgcaggccttgtggaactgcgcaaggttccgcaaggccctcacttcatctggcagttggttccaccagcagggggctacaattgagaaggccctgtctctagttgatttcaatcgggcctcctttggcccagggattactaacagattttgtgatccctATCTAAGTACTCtgtgggaacatgtggggagagacggtccctaaggtaggcaggtcctaggccataaagggctttaaaggtaataaccagcaccttgtaacaaacccggtatactattggtagccagtgcagttcctggaGTCTCGACTGTacgtgctcccacctgggaagccccaataaccgCCAGGCGGccatgttctgcactagttgcaacttccgggttcagcacaagggcagccccatgtagagggcattacagtagtccaacctcgaggtgaccgttgtgtggatcactgttgccaggtcgccgtgttccaggaaggggaccaactgccttgcctgcctaagacaGAAGAACGCGGATTTCacaatggctgctatctgggcctccattgctaaggcaggctccaatagcacccccaagctcttgaccttgtgtgccattttgatggtctttaaggtgctaccggactcttgtTCTCTTCAACTACTACAGCCTAACATatctacccatcttgatctatctgaaGAAACAAGGACGGAGAAAAAGGGAGTGGGCATGTGAGAGGGAGGGCAACTGTAGGAGGAGTTAGGAAGGTTGTCCAAGTGACTTCCAGGGCAGACTTCTGCTGTGCATAACTGCCTCTTTGTTCAGAACTCATGTTCTCTCTGTACgtggattgtgactgcgaggtaagctgtgtgcgaaaacggtacttCTCTCACATCGAGGACATCTCACTATTTATACAATGAGTAGAGAACCTGCATGTAGAGGAAAATAAGTATGCTTTTACTCTGGATGTTAGTTCTTTATATGCATCTATACCACAGAACAAGGCTAGCGCATgttatagatcaggggtgacgaattcatttgttacgagtgctggatctgacataaatgagaccctgtagGGCCAGGCTGGACCATGTTGAGCCAGACCGTGTGTATACttatttcagattaggtagcagagatataaactttttaaaggacacaaacaactaaagttttttttttaaaccctttaaataaaacatgtttaaaacattagcacttgttggtcttaaaggtgctttctttgtatttctgccatgggatccaaggaaatgggtaaaggaagctctggttctttccctccctccgcaggggaccaggaggggaaggagcttcaaccaatgtagaaaatagaggctttgctctgtagctcctatgtgattgagcaagccgggcaaagcaagctgagatgcagaaggaagcaagagagagggagaaggaagcagacaagaggcaTATCTCAACTTGGGGCATATCTCAACTTGGGGCATATCTcaactgataggagccctccaagggcttgattcagcccccaggcctcatgtttgacacccctgttttagatatCATAACTCCACTAGCTCTACTCACTCTTTTTCTACTATATTTGTTGGATCTGGTTCTGTATAAAAATTAGCTCTGTTCTGATAAGCAATTCTATTTATAGATCAAAAGGATGGCTCCACAACAGCATGTGTAGCAAATTCATCCATGACTAATTAGAGGCCGATTCTCATTGAATCCCAGTAGAAATACATTTTGCTAATTCTAAAATATCATGGTCTATATATTAATGTCTTTACAGTGTTGGCAACCACTCGCCAACGACAAGTCTCGCTGTGCACAGGACTCGATCACTTCCCGGGAACATGGGGCTCGTGCCACGTTGGAGAATAATACTCTGAAGAGCCACAGGTCACATGTCAAAAAGCctcacgtggctcccaagccactgagTGTCACGGATATAAAGTATCAATTGACTGACAGTGCTATAAATTTGTAAGAGTGCAATGATTTCTTTCCAGATGCTACACCAATGAAACAAGGAAATCAAAGCATAGTGACAGAATTCATCTTGATTGGATTTTCCAGTTTCCCAGACCTGCAGGTCCCACTGTTTGTGGTGTTCTCCATCATGTACTTGTCCATTTTGGCTGGAAATATCATCATTATTGCTACAATAAGGCGCGAGTCCAGCCTCCACATCCCCATGTATTTCTTCCTTGCCATGCTCTCCAGTTCAGAAACCTGCTATACATTCAGCATCATCCCCAATATGCTTGTAAATCTTCTGAAAAAAATGGCAACTATTTCGTTCGTTGGCTGTGCTATTCAGATGTATATATTCCTGACCTTTGCAAACATAAACTGTATGCTTCTCACAGTGATGGGTTATGACCGATATGTGTCCATATGTAAGCCTTTACATTATCCGATTCTGATGAATCAAAGATTCTGTACTAAACTGGTTGTCTTTACAGTAGCCATGGGTTTTCTTTTTTCTACAATGGAAACGTATTTCATTTTTATCTTGCCATTCTGTGGGCCGAATAAAATTCATCACTTCTTTTGTGATTTAGCACCTTTACTTCAGCTGGCCTGTGGCCGAAATTATTTTGGTGAAATTGTCATTTTTCTTATTTGTTTTTTAATGGTATCTTGTTCGTTCCTTCTGATTCTCCTGTCATATCTTTTAATCTTAAACACAATTCTGAAAATCCCCACCACAGACGGGAAGCGCAAAGCTTTTTCAACTTGTGCTTCCCATCTCATTGTGGTGGTGGTGCATTTTGGATGCGCTTCCATTATCTACTTGAGGCCCCAATCCAGGTACACTTTGAATGAGGACACCTTAATCTCGGTTACATACACACTGTTGACTCCATTGCTGAATCCTGTCGTTTACAGTTTGAGGAACAAAGATGTCCAAGTAGCACTCAGGAAATCTCTGGGCAGAAGCATGTGTATCCAGAAGATGTGAACAGCATTTACAGTGAATGAAACAGTCTTGTTATTCGTTTTACATTGGGGAAAacaattgaacatatgaaactgccttctactgaatcagacccttggtccatcaaagtcagtcttgtctactcagactggcagtggctctccagggtctcaagctgaggcttttcacacctatttgcctggaccctttttagttggagatgccagggattgaacctgggaccttctgcttaccaagcagatcctctaccactgagccacctgaGAAGGCCCCCTCTGGGGGGACAAGGTAGTGTGGTAGCCATTTCCTCAGTGTGGTAAAGAGTACCAAATGACTAGTTACAATTGAGAAAGAGTTAATGTTTGGAGGGAAAGCCAACGGTCTTCTGCAGTATATATGCAAATAAAACCTTTTGATTTCCTTCACAAGTGCCTGTGGTAAGTTCTTTGGGGAACTTGGAGAACCTCTCTGTGTCATTATAATAGCCTGGAACTGGCATAAGTCATTCACAGAGTTCTCATGAAAAGTCCAGGAAATGGTTGCATCAAACCATTCCAGCCAGCCACTTCTAAGTAATCTTGCTATATTTCCCATAGCTGATTCATAGTAATATTATTGAGAGAGCAATCTGGCCACCTTCCAGAgttattacataagaacataagagaagccatgttggatcaggccaatggccatccagtccaacactctgtgtcacataagagaagccatgttggatcaggccagtggcccatccagtccaactctctgtatcacataagaacataagagaagccctgttggatcaggccaatggcccatccagtccaacactctgtgtcacataagaacataagagaagccctgttggatcaggccagtagcccatccagtccaacactctgtgtcacacagtggccacaaaacaaaaacaaaacccaagtgccatcaggaggttcacaagtgaggctagaagTCCTGTAAAAGAtcaatttaaataattttatgAAAAGTTATATACTCTGGAAAACctgatgaacataagagaagccatgttggatcaggccaatggcccatccagtccaacactctgtatcacacagtggccaacacacacacacacactgtggctaatagctactgatggacctctgctccatatttttatccaatcccctcttgaagctggctatgcttgtagctgccaccacctcctgtggcagtgaattccacatgttaatcaccctttgggtgaagaagtacttccttctatccgttttaacctgtctgctcagcaatttcattgaatgcccacgagttcttgtattgtgagaaagggagaaaagtacttctttctctgccttctccatcccatgcattatcttgtaaacctctatcatgtcaccctgcagtcgacgtttctccaacacttacaatattttttaaaaaaacaccccaacCCCAAAAGTAACTCCAAAAGTTAGGCTGCTGAATTCCTGGAAACCTGTACTTAACCAAGAGATTGATTTTATCCATACAAACTTTGAAAGAACAAATAAAGCCCATATGGGTTAatagaaaactgttataaaataaGATAAGATTAAACATCCTCTGACTACCAGTCATTTATTACAGTCACAGAACcgcagaataaaacatacatgaACAGAGTGACTACAAGAACTTATATACAATCTTCCACTAAAATACAGATGAGAAGTAAATATCTATCACTGAATCAACACTGTACTCTGTAAACTCTGGCAGCCCCACAGAATCTGGTGACTAGACTACACTAATCAATAACAGTCACAATGTCCCCAAGAATTCCTGCAACTTGAAATAACCCAAATAATTGTTACAAAACTGAGAATAGATCGGATGTTGTTGGGTACATACAGGCCAATTTGTTAATTCAGTCATGACTTTAAAATCTTCTTGTCCATAACTGCTAAAACATTAAACCCAGttatttccaaatatataaaTCCGGATCAAAAAGGCTTTCTTGAAATTAGACAGGTGTCATCTGATCTGAAACAGATCTCTAAAACAACTCCAAAACTCCATGTCCAAACAACTCCAAACAATATCATACAAAAATTTTTACACTGATTGTTGTAGATgctgaaaaggcctttgacagAAAGGAACGTACATATTTAAAGTTCTGGGCTTCTTTCACCTAATGCATTGATTATTAGATGTCTTATTTTATTCGTTGAACTGACTTACACTGTGTAATTCACCTCGAGTCTCAGTGTGAAAGGTAAACTAGAAACAAACTAAATgcattaaataaatgaaaatgtaaaaaaaagtgGATTTTggcatatatataaaatcagttatAGGCCAGAATTTTCATCAACAGCAGTATTGCAGAGATGTTTATTCTCCTTGAAGGACGCGTCAAGGCTATCCACCATTGTTGGGTTTGACACTTGAGCCATTTGCAGTACCTCTTCAAGACAGTGGGAAAATAAATGGTCTTCAGCTTGAGCAGCAATATTAGAAAAATAATACATGGGAGATGTAGCATTAACATTAACTAAACCAATGGATTCATATTCAGAGGTAATGAGCATACAGTTTGCATacacaaactttgttggtcttaaaggtgccacttgcttcagaccagcatagcTACCTAGCCACCTGAATGTACCAGGAGAATACCTAGGGAGTGATGGTTTGCCtggtgaaagaaaagaaagacatctaCAGTATAGGTTAGATACATGGGGGCCAAGAGGCTAATAAAAAGGCAGGAATAGAGCAGGTatcctgtgtagggttgccaagtccaattcaagaaatatctggggactttgggggtggagccaggagactttgggggtggatccaggagacactgggggtggggccaggagcaagggtgtgacaagcacaattgaactccaaagggagttctggccatcacattatatgttgtgatctgccttgaactcgtttatgggaaaaggcggcatataagcctactaaataaataaaaaataaacctttaaaggaaccacacgccttttagaaataatgaaggacagggacaccttctttcggggctcatagaattggacctcctggtccaatcttttcgaaacttggggggcggggtgttgaggagaggcaccagatgctatgctgaaaatttggtgcctctacctcaaaaaacaggtcctcccgagagccccagatacccacatatcaattctccattacaccctatgggaatccatctccatagggaataatgaagtgcccagcagacatttccctcccccacaaccccGTTTCTGaagactctgaagcaggggagggcctgctctcacctggggattggcatctctactcacgagttgctgaacttccaacttcttcaaagtaacacagagcaaccaaaggttcaagtttacctttcctatgcaaacaacctctgaaaagattgtgcaaccgatcctccaggtccccaggagggtctgggctgttttcacagccaatgggagcagccatcttgttctgcctcctccccccacctccattcacagacacacagacaccccatcccaagaggaagcctttccagggggagtctgaagcctctggaggtggaaaggcacatggtggcagTGGGGGCGGAAAGAagcctggccagctgactgggagcgggaaggagcctgggaaggtgGGAGAACCGCTgcttggacctggggattggcaagcctaatcctGGGCTACCTGGGAGCAGTGGGTTAGTGGGCTTGTGAGGGGATGGAGGAAAATAGCCCAAGAGACTATTTCAATAGGCTGACATTCTTGGGTTAGTGAGACGTTCCAGGTGAAATACTCTGTCAGTTCAGTAAAGGTGTGGGTGTCTGAAATTATAACCATCTTAAAGCCTAGTTCTCCTTGCTGTAAATAACCAATAACTTGTTACATTCCTTGCATTCTCCACCAAACCACGAAGCTCCACGTGAAGTCCTTCCTTCTCTCTAGTACTATGTAATTTTATGATATTTCTTGAGGCTTTCTCATATAATCTGTTGGGAGAGATGGACAAGCGAGAGCCGGAAATGAGAAAAAAGTCAAGAAAGCAGGAAGACAGTTCAGAAAGAAGTAGGTCTGTGGCATTTTGGTATTGCCTGGAACTAATATTGATGAGTGAGAGCATTCTGCTAGTACATTATTTCCTTTCTGGTATGCTCACAGAAATACGTTTGATTACGTCTGAAGTTCTGTATCTCCATTATGCCGGAGTTGCCACTTTTTCACAGATGCAGAACCGGTACCCCAAACAATCTGAAGCAATTAAATTCCCACCCTGGACAGACACACAGATCGGGTAATTGCTGGAGCCGTCTTCAGGAATTTTAAACCTACAGGAGAAAATAATCAtttatagctttaaaaaaaaaaatgcctagcATGCACATACTTCCTAGAACTGCAGATCCTCACTGCCTGAAGTGCTTCAAACCAAGGAATGAGTCTCCTTCTCTAGagatggttgccaatctccaggaggggcctggagatatgGAATTTTGGCTGAACTGGAGATCTTGTGGACTTCA is drawn from Heteronotia binoei isolate CCM8104 ecotype False Entrance Well chromosome 4, APGP_CSIRO_Hbin_v1, whole genome shotgun sequence and contains these coding sequences:
- the LOC132569904 gene encoding olfactory receptor 10R2-like, translated to MKQGNQSIVTEFILIGFSSFPDLQVPLFVVFSIMYLSILAGNIIIIATIRRESSLHIPMYFFLAMLSSSETCYTFSIIPNMLVNLLKKMATISFVGCAIQMYIFLTFANINCMLLTVMGYDRYVSICKPLHYPILMNQRFCTKLVVFTVAMGFLFSTMETYFIFILPFCGPNKIHHFFCDLAPLLQLACGRNYFGEIVIFLICFLMVSCSFLLILLSYLLILNTILKIPTTDGKRKAFSTCASHLIVVVVHFGCASIIYLRPQSRYTLNEDTLISVTYTLLTPLLNPVVYSLRNKDVQVALRKSLGRSMCIQKM